A region of the Clostridium sp. AN503 genome:
CTGGATCGCATCAAAGTTCTTGTCGATGGTGATCGTGGAGCCGCCTTTTTCTGCCATGTTCTTGCTGTAGTAGCCGGTGTTCACACGTTTGGAGATGAGGACATTGCCTTCTGCAATGCCTTCGCTGAATTTTTCATCGCTGTTGGGGACGCCAGTTACGTCGGCATCTGCGCTGGTAAACTGGAAATCGTCTATGTAGCTTAACAGGATGTTCTCTCCATCGGTCAGAGCTGCCGCCGTGGTAAAGCATTTGGTTCCGTGGGCGGCTGCGTATGCTACATTCAGCTTCAGCGCGGAAGAATCGCCGGTGAATTCGACTGCCTGGGTTTTCTGAGCAGTTTCTGCAGCCTCTGCGATCGCATTCAGATAGCCGGCGGTGTCTGCCAGGGTGGCGCCGGAAACTGCGTCTACGGCATCATCCTTACCTGCGATGGCTTTTACTTCATCAATGGTCTTGCCCACCACGAAATCCTGGATCACATCGTAGTTCCCGTCGATCGTAACGGTGGATCCACCCATCTCTGCCATCATTTTGCTGTAATAGTCCGCGTTTTCCCTCTTGGAAGCGAGAACCTTGCCTTCTGCATATCCGGCAGCGAAATCTGCATCGCTGTTCGGTACGCCGATGACATCATCTCCCTTGTCCAGGAACTGGAACTCATCAATGTACGCCGCTACGATCACGTCATCCTGCACGACTGCTACCGCCTCGGTAAAGCAGCTTGTGCCGTGTGCTGCTGTGTAAACCTGGCCGATCTGAAGTCCGCCGTCGATCGGGACCAGAGCAGCCGGTGCGGCGGTCTCGGGCGCCTTTGTCTCTTTTTCTTCTTCTTTTGCTTCTATGCCCATGGCAGAGGCGACTGCCTTTTTAACCGCATCGCCGGTAACAGTAGCGCCGGACACGCCGTCAATCTCCGGACCGCCCGCCGCAACGACCTGCTTCTCCAGCTCCGGCAGCGCCTTGCCGCCGATATCCGGGGTTTCCTTGTCGCCTGTGATCTTACATTCTGTGATCTTGCCGTCAACACTTGTGAGGGTAACGGCTACTTCTCCTCCAAAGCCCTCTGCGGTACCGGTCAGGGTCTCGCCTGCTGCGGCTTCTGTGCCGGCAGTAGTGGCTGGTGCAGTGGTCTCAGGTGTGGATGCTGTTTTGCCGCCGCATGCTGCAAGGCTGAACGCCGCAGCGCCGCAAAGTGCCAGTACAAAACTTTTTTTCATAAAAAACCTCCTTTAAATTGTTGATGAATTGTGTGATTTAACTCCGGGATATCTTACCCGTTAAATCATTGTCATACTTTTTAAAGTATACCACATCACTATGATTTTGGCAATAGTTTATTATAATAGTTACTATAATTATTATTATAATTATCCAATATTGAGATATCATGATGAGATGAGTGAAAAAAATTGTGAAAAACAAACGAAGTAAACAGTTTGTTACGCATGATTCTGTGCAATATGTCTGAATTTCTAAAAGAATAAC
Encoded here:
- a CDS encoding FMN-binding protein; protein product: MKKSFVLALCGAAAFSLAACGGKTASTPETTAPATTAGTEAAAGETLTGTAEGFGGEVAVTLTSVDGKITECKITGDKETPDIGGKALPELEKQVVAAGGPEIDGVSGATVTGDAVKKAVASAMGIEAKEEEKETKAPETAAPAALVPIDGGLQIGQVYTAAHGTSCFTEAVAVVQDDVIVAAYIDEFQFLDKGDDVIGVPNSDADFAAGYAEGKVLASKRENADYYSKMMAEMGGSTVTIDGNYDVIQDFVVGKTIDEVKAIAGKDDAVDAVSGATLADTAGYLNAIAEAAETAQKTQAVEFTGDSSALKLNVAYAAAHGTKCFTTAAALTDGENILLSYIDDFQFTSADADVTGVPNSDEKFSEGIAEGNVLISKRVNTGYYSKNMAEKGGSTITIDKNFDAIQNHINGMKVAEVTDLAGSEAPVDAISGATLVDTAGYLNAVLKAAGK